The genomic DNA ATCGATGTTATTTTTGGGGGCATTGCCGCTGGAGGGTTGTCCCATAATTCCCAAAAAAGTTATGCTCGAGAGGTGTTAAGTGTCAATTCGTCGACGGCTAAACGCTCCAGAATGAACCCTTCTCCTATTATCTCCTTCTCGGATGATGATTATCGCCCTGATCTCATCGAGGGCCATCAGAACGCCCTTGTCATCACAACTCGGGTGGGAAACAACACGGTTAAAAAGATGCTGGTTGACAATGGCAGTTCTGTGGACGTTCTATATCACCATGCCTTCTCCCGGGTGGACCTCGGAGATCGGCGCCTAGAGAATGCTTGTACTCCTCTATAAGGATTTACCGGGAACGAGGTACACGTGGTAGGAACCTTCGACATGCCGGTACTTTTTGGGTCTCCCCATGCCAAATTTGGAAATGGTCAAGTTTCATGTGATCAGCGCATCCTCTAGTTTCAACGCAATATTGGGCCGAACGACGATCACCGCCCTTCGAGCTATCACTTCCATCTTCCATTTGAAAATAAAGTTTCCTACAGACTTTGGTATAGGAGAAGTGGTGGGTGATCAAGCAACAGCTAGGCCGTGCTACCTAACCACTATTTCTCCAAGGAAAAAGACAGATGAAGATTTAGAGGTCAACCAAGTGCTCGACATCGACCCAAGGGAATTGGTCGATACACCTACGAGTAATTCATGCTCTCCTGTTGAAGAAACTGAGGATAATGAAGTGTTTGAAGGAAACCATGATAAAACTACAAGAATTGGCAAGAATTTTCCCGAAGATCTCAAGAGAGAAATCACGAACCTTATCAGGAAATTTTCTGAGGTCGTAGCATGACACTCGCTACACATCAGTAAGGACATCAGGTGTGTGCGACAAAAGCACCGAATATTCTCTGCCGAGAAGAGAGCCGCTATCGACCAAGAGGTCGATCGGCTACTCGAAACCGGTTTCATCGAACCAGTGTAATTTCCCACATGGATATCAAACGTGGTCCTGGTCAAGAAAAACAACAGGAAGTGGAGAATGTGCATTGATTACTCGGATGTTAATAGGGCTTGCCCCAAGGATTTTTACCCTTTGCCGAATATCGACCAACTCATTGATGCTACTGCGGGAAATGAACTCCTCTCTTTTATGGACGCCTTTTCAGGATATAATCAAATTAGAATGGACTTCCAATATTGGAAACAAACTGCGTTCATCACGCACAGGGGAGTCTTTGGGTACAAGGTAATGCCTTTCGGTTTAATCAATGCGGGTGCCACATTTCAACAGATGATAAATAAAATATTCTCCTCACAAATAGGAAGGAACATGCTGATatatgtcgatgacatgattaCAAAATCCAAAGTTTCCTCAGATCATGTGACAGACCTTCGTGAAACATTTGAAAATGCGAGAGCTAACAATATGCGACTAAACCCGGCCAAGTGCTCGTTCGGCCTTACGGCGGGCAAATTCCTAGGATTCCTAGTCACTCAGAGAAGCATCGAGGCGGATCCAGCTCAGATAAGAGCAATCTTGGAAATAGAAAACCCAAGATCTGTCAAGGACCTACAAAAACTTACCGGATGTATAGCTGCGCTTCGAAGGTTCATCCCTCAATCCTCGAAGAGATGCCTCCCTTTTTTTCTTTGCAATGAAAAAGCTTCCAAATCCCCGCATTTCGAGTGGAATGATGATTGTGAAAAAAAATTCGTAGAGCTAAAAACATTCTTGACGAATCCTCCAGTTCTCACTCGGCCCTTAGCTGGCGAGCCGTTACGAGTATATCTCTCTGCCTCCGATGAAACAGTTGCGGCTGTATTGGTCTGTGTCGATGAAGGAAAAGATGTCCTTGTATACTATATTAGTCATTCACTTCGGGACGCAGAAACAAGGTATCCACAAGTCGAAAAGCTCGTATATGCATTGCTCTTGTGGTTGTGAGTCAAAAGCTGCGGCACTATTTTCAAGCGAGAGAAATCCATGTTCTCACCAATCAACCTCTGAAAAGAATCTTACACAAGCCCGACATAACGGGCAGACTCGCAGCTTGGACAATCGAGTTAAGCCAACATCGAATACAAACCTCGAACAGCGATCACGACCCAGGTTTTCTCAGATTTTGTCGTCGAATGCCAGTTTAAATCCAAGGCACAAAAGCCGGATGGTGATCAATCACGCTCGTGGCTTTTATTCGTAGATGGGTCCTCGACGTCCAACTTCGGAGGAACAGGGATAATATTAATCAGTCCCGAGGGATTCAAAATCCAACAAGCACTCAAATTCGGGTTCTCCGCCACAAACAACGTGGCCGAATACGAGACACTTATCGCAGGACTGAAACTCTCGTCCGGACTTGAGGCAGAAGTCATCGACATATTCGGGGATTCTCAGTTGGTCTCTAAACAAATAAATGGAGATTTCAAGACGCATAATGAAAGGATGGCCCAATACCTGACAAGAACACAAGAGCTACTTAAGAAATTCTCTTCATGGCGAGTGTCGAATGTCGACAGAGAGGAAAACCAATGGGCCGACTCCCTTGCCAAGCTGGCATCATCCAGTCTACCCATTAACCCCAGCCCGATATATGTCGATGTCTTAGCGGCTCCCTCGATCGACGAATCATCTGTTAATCAGATCCAGATTAACCTCGACTGGTGCCAACCTCTCCTCGACTATATCATCGACAATAAGCTTCCTGAGCATAGAAATGAGGCTCGCGCACTCATGTTCAAGGCCAGAAACTATTGCGTTGTGGGCTCCTCATTATATCGACGCGCCCTCTCTGATCCACTACTCCGTTGCTTGTCTCCAGAAGAAGCCCTCCAAGCAATTATCGAGGTGCACACTGGTAATTGTGGTGAACATCTTGGGGGGAAGAACTTAGCTCTTAAAGTGATCAAACAAGGACTATACTGGCCTACGATTAGAAAGGATTGTGAAGATTATTTCAAAAAGTGCCAAGCATGTCAACTCCACGGGAGTGTAAGCCGTCAACCCACGACCGAGCTAAACTCGATACTTAGTCTGTGCCCCTTTTTTCAGTGGGGAATAGATATTGTGGGCCCCTTCCCAAAGTCCAGAAATCAATGTCAATACATCGTGGTCGCTGTCGACTATGCGACCAAATGGGTCGAGGTAAAGCCCCTCTCCAAAATCCGATAAAAGGAAATGATAAAAAATTTTATGGAACATATTATCTTTCGTTTCGGGGTTCCCAGAATCTTAGTTTCTGATAACGGCACACAATTTATGGGAGCACAATTCGAGAAGGCTCTACTTGACCTAAAGATCCAACATGTCAATGTATTTGTGGCATATCCCCAAGCTAATGGGCTCGCAGAGGTAACAAGCAGAACCATTCTGAAAGGTCTGAAGAAAAGAATTGAAGAATTACCTTGTTGTTGGGTTGATGAACTCCCAAATGTGCTATGGTCATATAGAACAACTCCTCGAAGTGCAACAGGTGAAACTCCCTTCCGCCTCACATATGGAGTTGACGCTGTCTTACCCGTGAAGGTAAGTTTAATCTCCCCACGAGTCGAGGTTTTCAATCCTATTCTCTCGCTCGCGGGTTTGCGCCTTCACAACGACCTACTTGAAGAGACAAGAGAAGAAGCCCGGATTCGGATGATCGCGCAGGAAGGAAAAACCGCAAGATACTTCAACAAAAAGGTCAAGTGCCTTAAGGTCGATGACCTTGTCCTCAGGGATTCTGTGACATCACAACCCACCATTTCAGGAAAATTTAAACCAACGTGGGAGGGTCCCTATCGGGTCTCGAAGGTGGTAAGTGTGGGGACCTATGAGCTTTCTCATCTCGACGGCCGGCCTATCAAAAATGCTTGGAATGGGATTCATCTCAAAAAGTTTTATCAGTAGTTTACTTTTATCTGTAGTTCAATTTCCAGAGGCAGTTTATGCCATACCAAAGATAAACCCTCGATGCAATGAGGGTCGTTATGAGACCCCCATCGAGGGGTGATTAAATTATGATAATGAATGCTATTAACTTATTTCGAAAAGCAAGGGGTACCCATATCTAGTTACTTTATCTCCTTCAGAAACGGTAAGAACAGAAGCTACTCCAAACAGATTCAAATCAAAATAAACAAGGAAAAACCATTTTATTTACATAATACAAAAAAGAACAAGGGAGAAGAAATTATTCGCAAACACGAAGAGGCAAACACAAAGAGGATGTACAACACCTCATAATATTCTAAGTTTTATATACAACATGATTAAACACTCAACAAGTTGGATAAATCAAATTGATGGCTTTCATTTCGTACCAAAAGCAAAGACTGTAGTAAGGAATCCAAGCGAAAATAGCCTTAATTTAGCAATCTTAGAGACTGCATcaattaaattttaaaacaatctTAAAAACATAAATTCAAACCCGTCATTCAGAGAAATCAATGAAACGCTTAAAGTTCACAACAAACCAAGAGCAAAATAAAAACTTAGTTTGTTATAAAAGCCAACGGGGCATACCCCGCCTTCATGAATCACCACCCTTCGAGGCAGCAAGGTCTCGAAGATAGTCCTCAAAGGTGTGTCCCTCGATACTAAAACCAACCTCCTCCATCCTACGAACGTATCTGCCATAACCATCACCCAGGGCATCGGCAATCTCTTCCACGCCATTCTGCACCTCGCGCTTCAAATTCTCATTTTCTTCCACTATCAGTTTATAAGAACTGTTCATCCCTTCGACTTGTCGGTCCAGACCCTGACGCTTAGTCCTCGCATTATCGCGCTCCGTTTTGACTTCTCGAAGTCGACCCTCAAGCTCTTGAATCCTGTTACTAAGTGTCTGCTCAGCAACTTCCATCTCCCCAACCTTTCTCGATAGTGCAGTGTTGGCATTAGCCAGATCACTCGCCCTCTTCTCAAGCTCCGAGAAACTAACTCCGACCCTTTTCTTCTCCCTCTTAAGAGCCGTAATCTCAGCCTCCAACTTCGCACAAACTTCTCCATCGACGTCAGCTCTATAGTCCTCCACAATATGCATAAAATCGGAAAGAAACTGAAAAAAAATCCGTAAAGTGGTGCATAACATGCAACTAACAAAAATAACATCAATAAAAAAAAgaaaacgggggggggggggaagAAGTAAAAAAAATACGCATACTCGTGCAGCTCTACTCTTGCATCGATCAGCGAGATCCTCGCGGCGTCGACCCTCATACGCCACCGAATCCTGAGGAAGATTAAAAATATTAAGTGCCCTCAAGGGCACGGTGGATCCACCTGTCCATCGTTTGGTGGGCTGAATCTCGACCCTAGATGCTTGTTTCTTAAATCTGGGGTCGACCGTATTCCCCATCAAAACCCTATTCCCAGCAACTATTAATGTTTTGTTTACACCCTCAACAACAGCTTCTCGATCACCAACAAGACCCTCGTCTTCCTCCTGTCGAAGATGCTTTCGAGAATTAGCCTCAACTGGAGTAGCATTTGACACAACCTTGTCATGATCCTCGACCACCTTATTCCCTTGGTCGTCGAGCAGCTCTATAGAAACTGAATGATTGGCACCAGACGGGCCAGGTCTAGCTGCATCGGTAGACTTCCGTGTAGCACGTTGCAGCAAAAACATCATAGCTTTATCCATCTCTTCTCGAACCTCGCTGTCTAAAACCTTTCTCAAAGAAGCTCCTACCACTGAAATACATAATAAGAAAAAGTGATCAGATACACTGCATATATACAGTAAAAAAAATAACAACaaacaaaaaatatataataataacaacagaaacaaaataaattagataaaGGCAACAACAAACAGACATCCCCTTACAGTCATGCATTTCCAAAAAGCCAGAATCTTTCAAATCTAAGTGAGTatactgaaaggaatatgtcccaagtccaatcatgtattaggatttaggaataactctttatgtaatctgttttgatttcattgattttaataaaagacttgttttgtttttattacgggctctatctatttaagtgtttaaataagatataccatagtttagagtaaagctttttatggattatgatgagatcataatagtgagacctaaaaagatgataactctaaaacttaaatagttcctggtcataggattactaactggtaattaataatccgcaaagatcggtacatactatgcttgcttcattatgaaggatgtctgttctcatagacatttgtgtggtgacactatagctagtatgtaggtgcttattatggaataagttcactgaacatgactcgcccagctgaacaactgatggagttcacccacgtatcagcagttgttcacatagtgatagttgtacaagtatccttagacttgaggtcatcatagtcatcttgtgtacactaaactatgctttggtttagttcttagtctccagggacaattattagggctctactgggtataggaatttgtacacgaagatagtgtatgatcaataaaggatctaccccttccagtgaaggaagcgaatgttcaaggctgatccacttatgctagttcaggaatctctggccagagtaaatgaaattagaaaggagtttctaatttgcatagaactaagcatagtgaatggtaagcaagtgattgaattagataggcttgacacaagatccatgccttgtatttaatcgggacattgtagggtagaaggagtttattgtacggtaactattcactgaataggttcttggtattctaagcagtgaattcatattatccggatagtcgcgatatgctgagaagtatccctcatgatgtagaataaatgtgattaattaattaatcatatttaataaattagagaatttatataaataatgataaaatagttttattattatttatttctactaccggcttaatattgaacctacagggtcacaccataaaaagagaatgatttaatggttgaggaattaattaataatggctaataattatttatttgtgaaataaataattaattggcaaatttaataattgattaaataagatttaattgattataaattaagtaagaaaagttcttaatattattaattaaggatttaatttttggaaattaaatcaagagagagaattatttctaaagtgtttagaaaaaggattaataattaaaaggtgttttaattattaatgagaataataaatgggataataataatatttatgggaaaatttcagctgaaaattttgcctataaatacactattatagaccctaattttattctaacacACATCAAACccaaaaaaacccaaaaagtttggaaaacccaattctctccacctccctcctccttaacatcgttttcttggtggataccggtggagtgcttcacacttgaggagcaactgctaaggatctctgatcgttgtctccgaattattttaaaggttagattcgatccctcgaatttttattcatgatctgtatgcttttatttgaattttatatgtgtaaaagtgttttgccatgcccccgctgcgattaaaatctaacaatggtatcagagcataggttgtatgcatatagatctgtggtaaaaatttcagaattttatatgcatgtatgaattaattatgatttttacaagttatatcattgattaattttgtctgatgagaaatcgtttctcagaataattttgaatgttgatcttggttctacaagtgttgtagatcgtctgggtatttttttcataattttaggatgtatagattttttattatgaatttttgaagttcttgtaattaaaatttataattaaataaatcttatatatatatgtattgtatgtatgtatatatctgtatcTGCTGTGCTGCTTGTCTTCTACTGTTACTGATTGCACggaaagaaagagaaagaagtCAGGCGCTGTCAGGCGCGTAGTCCGAGACAAAAGCTGTCGGCtgctgaaaaacaaaaaaaaataaaaaaaataggggtgtcacgcattccgggaatgcgttacacacctgtggcgcattcacggaatgcgttacaccttttaatggcttaaaagggctgtaacgcatcaccggaatgcgttacagggcttgtaacgcgttcctgtaatgcgttacagcccgactgtcctcattaaaattatttttctgggagtttcgtaactccgttttgggcgtgcaatataccgttggattcgtttttccgagacggatctaatggagtgatcaattttagtttatataaaagttttgaactgtttatatttccatgaagtgttttaaagttgttttttaactgttttaactgcttttaaatgcttcatgtgatacatagagatgtataatgcttagactaatgtgctagatgatataacatgcctaccttaatgtttattcatgttgatatatgtgatatatgcttagtttatcatgcgatgatagatttaggtgaacttaaatgaacataaggcatttgttagacaacctagtatagtgaaattatttcataatcttaagaataatattatgaatacaatcatgagattcttgtgtttatgaaacacgtaattgaatatgaattttcgatatgagagaaaggataattctgtcaacaacagatttctatctgtaagaaagggttattaagtgacgcctcttgacaatgctccacccgatctgggaatcatctgattattgatattgatttgaaatatttaatttaaaaggaagaatctctttataatatgattatgattgtaacgtaatataatccctctaaaaataatatcaagtagtaattggccaatgatacaacgggcttgtgtcggtcatagccttccaacatgatagaaaagtagttcttatttttgaatcattgtcggttcgtactacagccgagggctttgatttcgaaataagaaatacttgtctattacatagagatgtgtacattgaataagaatctaaaggtcggtacgtgctatagccgtgggcctttggggactgattcaactgtacggaatgttgggttagacttgacttagaatattgagtttgtcgtgctacagccgagactcaattattcaagaggctaaagtatgattagggaataacataagatgtaattgacaagagttgtctgcctattgaacattacatggcggttcgtgctacagccggggtcgtgtaatggaatgtaggatccctattcccactagcattatgaatgcttaatttttcacgtagggggttgaataaattagataaactagtgggagccacttatgaataaagacccgattcatatagtgttttaaaatgaaattgaatatttgctaagtgttgttatgtgtttatcatttacagatttactttgtacgttatgtcttctgcactatcactcaggagcatactagatgctcacaaattgactggtcctaattatgctgactggcttcgaaacttgagaattgttctcaggactgagaagctggaatacgtgattgactcacctaagcctactgaacttgctagtgatgcacataatgatgaacatgttgtgtatcgtaggtggatagatgatgcaaatgttgctcaatgcatcatgctagcttccatgaacattgagctacaaaagcaacatgagcatatggatgctcacactatcctaatgcatctacaagagttgtatgatgtggcggggaggacagctcgatatgagatatcgaaggagttgttcggttgtaggatgtctgagggatcatctgtgaatgaccatgtacttaagatgatcaatttgattgaacgtcttggacaacttggttttgccatggatggggaggtgagccaagacttggtcttgcaatcgcttccgagttcgttctcgcagtttgttgtgaactttcacatgaataagttggatgtcagcttgcctgaactccacaacatgttgaagactgcggaatcgaatttcccccctaagaagagttctgttcttctaattggtgaaggttccaatcctaagaaaaggaagaggaactcttccaagaagaagaaagtaggtgagaaaatgccggttccaccaaaagctgaagaccccaagagcaaagttgtttgctttcactgtaacaaggtggggcactggaagaggaactgcaatgtttaccttgcagaattaaagatgaagaagggtagtgagactaccgcttttgattcaggtatgttcatgatagaagtgaatatgtcattaaattaaatttctacttgggtattagataccgcctgtggttctcaaatctgcaatttgttgcagggaccaaggagaagtaggactcttgaggaagaggaggtgattctactgatgggaaatggagcaagagttgctgctgaagatgtagaatcatttcatttacatatgcctacgggcaagactattgttttaaataattgttattttgttccctcgattgtgaggaatattattcccatgttagacttggctagattttcatttattattgagaataatgaatgttctattctcagagataatattctttatggatgtggtactttaaataatgttctgtataaatgtgacataatttacttcagattgaacaaactaataaaagaaaagggatgatgaaaatctcacttcatagtggcactgcagtatccatttagtagacatgaagagaggactgcaaatttgctaggaatggtacacacagatgtatgtggaccaatgtctacgcaagccatgggtggattttcatacttcattactttcatagatgatagatctggattcggatatgtgtttgatgaaacacaagtctgaagcctttgaaaagttcaaagagtataagtatgaagtggagaaacaaccaaacatagtattataactcttcgatcagatcgagctggtgaatactttaatggagtatttctagattatctcaaagtatatggtatagtctcccagtggactcctccagattggtatctgaaaggagaaatcgaactttgttagacatagttcggtccatgatgagctatgcaaatcttccagtattcctatagggttatgcattggaaacctcagcatatttactgaatatggtgccttccaaaatctgttcctcaaatttcgtatgagatatggaaagaaaggaaaccgagtcttaaacacgttaagatttggggatgtccagcttatgtcaagaaaattgacccagataagctggaatatcgatccgtaaaatgtagttttatgggatatcctaaagagactttagggtattatttttacaccgatcatcgggtgtttgtctccagacatgctaccttcttggaaaaggagtttatccttgaaggaaaaagtgggagcaaaattgaacttgatgaagttcaagaagcacaaactactacggatcaagtggaaacacctgttctgactgaacaaccttttgtggaacagcccattcatagatcagggagagtgtc from Apium graveolens cultivar Ventura chromosome 5, ASM990537v1, whole genome shotgun sequence includes the following:
- the LOC141660383 gene encoding uncharacterized protein LOC141660383 produces the protein MKPGRPSSSKYCDYHEDTGHTTEQCFQLSNLIEGKIHRGQLMHHVRQDDSPRRRQRYENDWVIDVIFGGIAAGGLSHNSQKSYAREVLSVNSSTAKRSRMNPSPIISFSDDDYRPDLIEGHQNALVITTRVGNNTVKKMLVDNGSSVDVLYHHAFSRVDLGDRRLENACTPL